The nucleotide window GGCCCTTATCAATCCAGCTCACACAGTGGCCATCATCGTGAGTATGGAAGGTTTGAGAACGACAGGTGGAGTCATTCTCCGCGTGCATATAACAATAGGCACTCTTTTCACTATAAGCCGCATTCAGAAGGTCCTGCTCCAGTAGCAATGAGAGGTAAATATGGACATTCATGCCGTTCTTTACTCTCCCAGAAACTGAATCAGTAGTTAGCCGTACAATACATTCTAATAAGCTGGAATTGTGGCCTAGTGTTTAGGAAACCTGATCCCTCTGATGGCTCTAAGTAAGCTTTGTTTTGTGTGGTTTGTAGATCCGCCAGGCACGTGGCATCAAAGGTGAGTTACAGAGGTTATGTCTGATGTAATTTGAAGAGTGAGTTTGGCTCGAGGTGTATTGGAGGCTTGTCTAgggactttttttttgtgaagaaGGAAAAGGGAGAGAGCGAGAGTGTACATATGATGATGGATGGTATTtgccaacaaaacaaaaacagaagtCGTGAAAATATTGGGTAAAAGCCTTATTGTAGAGAGAGATGAGAAAAGGAGTGATTTATTTAGGTAGTAGTAATGGCATTTTAATATCTCTGTTTATTACCCAACTCCACCAATGTGGGTGTTTTGTTACTAATGGTAATGTGTTCACTCGAATGATATAGACTTGAGTAAATTAGCTGCTGCCTGCTTAGCGTGTAATGTCTTTGGTTAAAAAGTGGAATGAATACTATAGGAAAATCAAAGACATGAACTCAgttttatatatagaaaaatatatatcaacgTGACAGCAAAGAAAATTATCAAACAAATAAAGCCGGCGTTAACGCGTGACCAGCctgtgtttttttatttaaattacaaACCAGCCTGTGTATAATACTAATAATAATGATACTAAAtactaataataattaagacttcaaaaaaaaactgatataaTTCAAATGGAATATCCACTCTCCTgggattatttaaaaaaaatcaggagGTGGTGGATAAGACAGCAACAAACAACAGACGTAGAACTTGGTTCGAGAGCTCCGGCGGCGAGAAGATGGGTGGTTCAGTATCAGTGTCCGAAAAATCTATCCATGAATTCACTGTCAAGGTTTTTCCtcttttattatttgtattatCGACTATTACGAGAATAAATAGTACtagtaaattattttaatcCAATTCACCACACATTCGAGAAGATGAAGCGTTTCTGATAATcttcttttgaatttttgtaaCGTTTGGCGGTGGGGAATTAGGATAGCTCTGGCAAGGAGGTTGACCTTAGCGTTTACCAAGGGAAGGTTCTTCTCATCGTCAACGTCGCTTCTAAATGGTActtcttccttctttttttttttttgggattgtTGTTGGTATCACTTGATTGATTCTTGGGTTTGGGAAACAGCGGTTTCACTGAAACCAATTACACACAGCTCACTGAACTTTACCGGAAATACAAAGATCAAGGTATTTTGATGATTCTTCCAGGGTTTTTTATAACCATGAAAAtgcttataaattgtttttattttttattgatgaatgGATTGTGGTTTGTTTGTTCAGGGTTGGTGATATTGGCGTTTCCTTGCAATCAGTTTTTGAACCAAGAGCCTGGCACTAGCCAAGATGCTCATGAATTTGCTTGTACCAGGTTTAAGGCTGAGTACCCTGTCTTCCAAAAGGTACCTTACCTAAGTACCTACCATCTTTTTTTAGAAACCAAACAGAAGAACCAGCTCTGGAAATGTTGTTAGTAGTTTGACATCAAtatgtttgttttaaaaagtcAAAGTCAACACTTTTATTGATTGATGCATCTCTGTTATTTTCTTTGATTTGTATATAAAACTAACCCAATATAATCTATCTACTACCCTTTTTAGGTGCGTGTGAATGGTCAAAACGCAGCACCAGTCTACAAATTCCTGAAGTCAAAGAAACCGTCATTCCTTGGAAGCAGGATCAAATGGAACTTCACCAAGTTCTTGGTCGGCAAAGATGGTCAAGTCATTGATCGTTATGGCCCCACTGTTCCACCTCTTTCCATCGAGGTAACTCTTGTCTTTTACAAATGTATTTTGTCATCtcttgtaatatatatatatatatatatacatgtgtcTGAGCGGTTAGTGAATTCATTCATGTTTTCTGCCAAACAGAAAGACATCAAGAAAGCCCTCGGAGATGATGGAGCGTTTCCAAGTACTTAGCCATTGAAGAAAAAGACACAGAGAGGCTCTTGAAGAAGTTATCTCTTACTCTTTGATATCACTCATTTTGTAGTTTATATGGTGAAGAAGATGTACACGTTTCTATAGCACAACCCTGTGTAGCTTCCATATGCCTCTTTGGGCCTAGCATTTGATCTTCCGAACTAATTATTCAACG belongs to Brassica rapa cultivar Chiifu-401-42 chromosome A07, CAAS_Brap_v3.01, whole genome shotgun sequence and includes:
- the LOC103830386 gene encoding probable glutathione peroxidase 5, which gives rise to MGGSVSVSEKSIHEFTVKDSSGKEVDLSVYQGKVLLIVNVASKCGFTETNYTQLTELYRKYKDQGLVILAFPCNQFLNQEPGTSQDAHEFACTRFKAEYPVFQKVRVNGQNAAPVYKFLKSKKPSFLGSRIKWNFTKFLVGKDGQVIDRYGPTVPPLSIEKDIKKALGDDGAFPST